In Vigna angularis cultivar LongXiaoDou No.4 chromosome 8, ASM1680809v1, whole genome shotgun sequence, one DNA window encodes the following:
- the LOC108343726 gene encoding agamous-like MADS-box protein MADS2 isoform X1, whose protein sequence is MGRGRVELKRIENKINRQVTFAKRRNGLLKKAYELSVLCDAEVALIIFSTRGKLYEFCSSSSMLKTLERYQKCSYGAVEVSKPAKELEQSSYREYLKLKGRFESLQRTQRNLLGEDLGPLNTKELEQLERQLDSSLKQVRSTKTQFMLDQLADLQNKEQMLVEANRALTMKLDEINSRNQYRQTWEAGDQSMPYGTQNAHSQGFFQPLECNPTLQIGSDYRYNPEASDQLTATTQAQQVQQVNGFIPGWML, encoded by the exons ATGGGGAGGGGAAGAGTGGAACTCAAAAGGATAGAGAACAAGATAAACAGGCAGGTAACGTTTGCAAAGAGGAGAAATGGCCTTCTCAAGAAAGCCTATGAGCTTTCTGTTCTCTGTGATGCTGAGGTTGCCCTTATCATCTTTTCCACCCGTGGCAAGCTTTATGAATTTTGCAGCAGTTCAAG CATGCTCAAAACACTTGAAAGGTACCAAAAGTGCAGCTATGGTGCAGTTGAAGTCAGCAAACCTGCCAAAGAGCTTGAG CAGAGCAGCTATCGTGAGTACTTGAAGCTCAAAGGAAGATTTGAATCTCTTCAGAGGACCCAAAG AAACCTTCTAGGTGAAGACTTGGGCCCATTAAATACCAAAGAACTTGAGCAGCTTGAGAGGCAGCTAGATTCATCTCTCAAGCAAGTGAGGTCGACaaag ACTCAATTCATGCTGGACCAGTTAGCTGATCTTCAAAATAAG GAGCAGATGTTGGTAGAAGCAAACAGAGCTTTGACCATGAAG CTGGATGAAATCAATTCAAGAAACCAGTATAGGCAAACATGGGAAGCTGGCGATCAAAGTATGCCGTATGGTACTCAGAATGCTCATTCTCAAGGCTTCTTCCAGCCCTTGGAGTGCAACCCTACATTGCAGATAGG TTCTGACTACAGGTACAACCCTGAAGCCTCAGATCAGCTAACTGCCACAACTCAAGCTCAACAAGTTCAACAAGTGAACGGTTTTATTCCTGGATGGATGCTTTGA
- the LOC108343726 gene encoding agamous-like MADS-box protein MADS2 isoform X2, translating to MGRGRVELKRIENKINRQVTFAKRRNGLLKKAYELSVLCDAEVALIIFSTRGKLYEFCSSSSMLKTLERYQKCSYGAVEVSKPAKELESSYREYLKLKGRFESLQRTQRNLLGEDLGPLNTKELEQLERQLDSSLKQVRSTKTQFMLDQLADLQNKEQMLVEANRALTMKLDEINSRNQYRQTWEAGDQSMPYGTQNAHSQGFFQPLECNPTLQIGSDYRYNPEASDQLTATTQAQQVQQVNGFIPGWML from the exons ATGGGGAGGGGAAGAGTGGAACTCAAAAGGATAGAGAACAAGATAAACAGGCAGGTAACGTTTGCAAAGAGGAGAAATGGCCTTCTCAAGAAAGCCTATGAGCTTTCTGTTCTCTGTGATGCTGAGGTTGCCCTTATCATCTTTTCCACCCGTGGCAAGCTTTATGAATTTTGCAGCAGTTCAAG CATGCTCAAAACACTTGAAAGGTACCAAAAGTGCAGCTATGGTGCAGTTGAAGTCAGCAAACCTGCCAAAGAGCTTGAG AGCAGCTATCGTGAGTACTTGAAGCTCAAAGGAAGATTTGAATCTCTTCAGAGGACCCAAAG AAACCTTCTAGGTGAAGACTTGGGCCCATTAAATACCAAAGAACTTGAGCAGCTTGAGAGGCAGCTAGATTCATCTCTCAAGCAAGTGAGGTCGACaaag ACTCAATTCATGCTGGACCAGTTAGCTGATCTTCAAAATAAG GAGCAGATGTTGGTAGAAGCAAACAGAGCTTTGACCATGAAG CTGGATGAAATCAATTCAAGAAACCAGTATAGGCAAACATGGGAAGCTGGCGATCAAAGTATGCCGTATGGTACTCAGAATGCTCATTCTCAAGGCTTCTTCCAGCCCTTGGAGTGCAACCCTACATTGCAGATAGG TTCTGACTACAGGTACAACCCTGAAGCCTCAGATCAGCTAACTGCCACAACTCAAGCTCAACAAGTTCAACAAGTGAACGGTTTTATTCCTGGATGGATGCTTTGA
- the LOC108344511 gene encoding uncharacterized protein At4g26485, which yields MDYDSYQDILLVGEGDFSFALSLARTFGTAENMVATSLDSKPSLMIKYAKASQNLKELEDLGCTIVNEVDAKTMAEHPLLQDRKFSRIIYYFPHAGFCGRESDDYQIELHKDLVRGFLQNAKLMLWYFGEIHITHKTKHPYTLWDIEFLASCEGLSLVGEVKFNKALYPGYNNKRGSGSSCDQSFLIGECIYAIWI from the exons ATGGATTACGATAGCTATCAAGATATTCTGCTAGTGGGAGAGGGAGATTTTTCATTCGCACTAAGCCTGGCTAGGACATTTGGCACAGCCGAAAACATGGTTGCTACCTCATTGGATTCTAAAC CGTCTTTGATGATTAAGTATGCAAAGGCATCACAAAACTTGAAAGAACTTGAGGATCTTGGTTGCACCATTGTGAATGAAGTTGATGCAAAGACAATGGCCGAACACCCACTTCTGCAAGATCGAAAGTTTAGtcgaataatttattattttcctcaTGCTGGTTTCTGTGGTCGTGAAAGTGACGACTACCAGATTGA GCTTCACAAGGACTTAGTTAGAGGGTTTCTGCAAAATGCTAAACTTATGCTTTGGTATTTTGGTGAAATCCATATTACTCACAAGACAAAGCACCCTTACACTCTGTGGGATATCGAGTTTTTGGCAAGTTGTGAGGGCTTGAGTCTTGTTGGAGAAGTTAAGTTTAATAAAGCTCTTTATCCTGGTTACAATAACAAAAGAGGATCTGGTTCATCATGTGATCAAAGTTTTCTTATTGGAGAATGCA TTTATGCTATATGGATTTGA